The following are encoded in a window of Kitasatospora sp. NBC_01250 genomic DNA:
- a CDS encoding WhiB family transcriptional regulator has translation MSRSSAGGRAGGATVATTGPACRFVDPELFFACGRGAEAGQVMDNGARVAAAKGVCRCCPVRQACLRQAVADGESDGIWGGLTPMERLVLRRQSSALLALGEGAVRLVEGLLAAGLPPTERDRPGVVLLLLNHGWTEREISAALHLPDATVRAARATAWRVLDYCRALGLALPGWVTRRAGQG, from the coding sequence ATGTCACGGTCTTCGGCCGGCGGCCGGGCGGGTGGGGCCACGGTCGCCACCACCGGGCCGGCATGTCGCTTTGTCGACCCGGAGCTGTTCTTCGCCTGCGGGCGCGGCGCCGAGGCCGGGCAGGTCATGGACAACGGCGCCCGGGTGGCGGCGGCCAAGGGCGTCTGCCGGTGCTGCCCGGTGCGCCAGGCCTGCCTGCGGCAGGCGGTGGCGGACGGGGAGAGCGACGGCATCTGGGGCGGGCTGACGCCGATGGAGCGCCTGGTGCTGCGCCGCCAGAGCAGTGCGCTGCTGGCCCTGGGCGAGGGCGCGGTGCGCCTGGTGGAGGGGCTCCTCGCGGCGGGCCTGCCGCCGACCGAGCGCGACCGCCCCGGCGTCGTGCTGCTGCTGCTCAACCACGGGTGGACCGAGCGGGAGATCTCCGCGGCTCTCCACCTGCCGGACGCCACCGTCCGCGCGGCGCGGGCGACGGCCTGGCGGGTGCTCGACTACTGCCGTGCGCTGGGCCTGGCGCTGCCGGGCTGGGTCACCCGCAGGGCGGGGCAGGGGTGA
- the thrS gene encoding threonine--tRNA ligase — protein MPDQSAQPAPDHRRLGRALDLFDTDPLIGAGLPYWLPAGAAVRHAVEEYVREVERRAGYRHVCSPVLGKRELYEISGHWAHYREDMFPPMDLGGEQLVLRPSLCPHHAVIFRSRARSYRELPLRMAELGGMYRAERSGVLGGLTRVRSIQLNDAHIFCTLDQVAQEVRAALELIREAYRVLGIEAARYRLSLPGEGGKYVDDPAMWRRAGELLGGVLAAAGIDYESVAGEAAFYGPKIDVQVADGAGREATLSTIQVDFHQPERFDLRYVGPDGARHRPVMVHRAVIGSVERVVAQLIERHAGAFPGWLAPVQLVALPVGDAEVPAAAALVERCVAEGLRAELVLPEEGGLGARIRTARLVPYQAVIGPREAAGEAVALRLRDGRRLEPLPVAEAVARIRAQLAARRAELWAAS, from the coding sequence ATGCCCGACCAATCCGCCCAACCCGCCCCCGACCACCGCAGGCTGGGCCGCGCGCTCGACCTCTTCGACACCGACCCGCTGATCGGCGCCGGCCTGCCGTACTGGCTGCCGGCCGGCGCTGCGGTGCGGCACGCGGTGGAGGAGTACGTCCGCGAGGTGGAGCGCCGGGCCGGCTACCGGCACGTCTGCTCGCCGGTGCTGGGCAAACGCGAGCTGTACGAGATCTCGGGGCACTGGGCGCACTACCGCGAGGACATGTTCCCGCCGATGGACCTGGGCGGCGAGCAGCTGGTGCTGCGGCCCAGCCTCTGCCCGCACCACGCGGTGATCTTCCGCTCCCGGGCCCGCAGTTACCGCGAACTGCCGCTGCGGATGGCCGAGCTGGGCGGGATGTACCGCGCCGAGCGCTCCGGGGTGCTGGGTGGGCTGACCAGGGTCCGCTCGATCCAGCTCAACGACGCGCACATCTTCTGCACCCTGGACCAGGTGGCCCAGGAGGTGCGTGCCGCCCTGGAGTTGATCCGCGAGGCCTACCGGGTGCTGGGCATCGAGGCCGCCCGCTACCGGCTCTCGCTGCCCGGCGAGGGCGGCAAGTACGTTGACGATCCGGCGATGTGGCGCCGGGCCGGGGAACTGCTGGGCGGCGTGCTCGCGGCGGCCGGGATCGACTACGAGAGCGTGGCGGGCGAGGCGGCCTTCTACGGCCCCAAGATCGATGTGCAGGTCGCCGACGGCGCCGGGCGCGAGGCCACCCTGTCCACCATCCAGGTCGACTTCCACCAGCCCGAGCGGTTCGACCTGCGCTACGTCGGCCCGGACGGCGCCCGCCACCGCCCGGTGATGGTGCACCGCGCGGTGATCGGCAGCGTGGAGCGGGTGGTGGCCCAGCTGATCGAGCGGCACGCGGGCGCCTTCCCCGGCTGGCTGGCGCCGGTGCAGCTGGTCGCGCTGCCGGTGGGCGACGCCGAGGTGCCGGCCGCCGCCGCGCTCGTCGAGCGGTGCGTGGCCGAGGGGCTGCGGGCGGAGCTGGTGCTGCCCGAGGAGGGCGGCCTGGGGGCGCGGATCCGCACCGCGCGGCTGGTGCCGTACCAGGCGGTGATCGGCCCCCGGGAGGCGGCCGGGGAGGCGGTGGCGCTGCGGTTGCGCGACGGCCGGCGGCTCGAACCGCTGCCGGTCGCCGAGGCGGTGGCCCGCATCCGGGCCCAGCTCGCCGCCCGCCGCGCCGAGCTGTGGGCCGCCTCCTGA
- a CDS encoding NADP-dependent isocitrate dehydrogenase — translation MTDSTIIYTHTDEAPALATYSFLPVIQAYASTAGVKVETRDISLAGRIIASFPEYLEEGQRIADALAELGELAKTPEANIIKLPNVSASIPQLKAAVAELQSQGYALPDYPDDPKTDKEREERARYDKIKGSAVNPVLREGNSDRRAPASVKNYAKTHPHRMGAWSSDSKTNVATMGVDDFRHTEKSAVIAEAGTLRIELATADGTTTVLRESVPVQAGEVVDASVMHVAALREFLTAQVARAKAEGVLFSVHLKATMMKVSDPIIFGHVVRAFFPKTFAQFGEVLAGAGLNPNNGLGGILGGLDALPQGAEIKASFEAELAEGPALAMVDSDRGITNLHVPSDVIVDASMPAMIRTSGHMWGPDGKEADTLAVLPDSSYAGVYQVVIDNCREHGAFDPTTMGSVPNVGLMAQAAEEYGSHDKTFEIPADGTVRLVDAAGNAVIEQPVSAGDVFRACQTKDVPIRDWVKLAVNRARATGNPAVFWLDETRAHDANLIAKVKAYLPEHDTEGLQIEILAPEQATAFSLERIRRGEDTISVTGNVLRDYLTDLFPILELGTSAKMLSIVPLINGGGLFETGAGGSAPKHVQQLVKENYLRWDSLGEFFALAASFEHLAQTTGNADAQVLADTLDRATGTFLNEDKSPSRRLGGIDNRGSHFYLALYWAQELANQTGDAKLAAAFGPLARTLAEQEQTIVDELIAVQGSPVELGGYYQPDPAKAAAAMRPSKTLNEALATLG, via the coding sequence ATGACTGACTCGACCATCATCTATACGCACACTGACGAGGCCCCGGCCCTGGCAACGTATTCGTTCCTGCCGGTGATCCAGGCCTACGCCTCGACAGCGGGCGTCAAGGTGGAGACGCGCGACATCTCGCTGGCCGGGCGCATCATCGCCAGCTTCCCGGAGTACCTGGAGGAGGGCCAGCGGATCGCCGACGCGCTCGCCGAGCTCGGTGAGCTGGCCAAGACCCCCGAGGCCAACATCATCAAGCTGCCGAACGTCTCGGCCTCGATCCCGCAGCTCAAGGCGGCCGTCGCCGAGCTGCAGAGCCAGGGCTACGCCCTGCCGGACTACCCGGACGACCCGAAGACCGACAAGGAGCGGGAGGAGCGCGCCCGGTACGACAAGATCAAGGGCAGCGCCGTCAACCCCGTCCTGCGCGAGGGCAACTCCGACCGCCGGGCGCCCGCCTCGGTCAAGAACTACGCCAAGACCCACCCGCACCGGATGGGCGCCTGGAGCTCGGACTCCAAGACCAACGTCGCCACCATGGGCGTCGACGACTTCCGCCACACCGAGAAGTCCGCGGTCATCGCCGAGGCCGGCACCCTGCGGATCGAGCTGGCGACCGCCGACGGCACCACCACCGTGCTGCGCGAGTCGGTCCCGGTGCAGGCCGGTGAGGTCGTCGACGCCTCCGTGATGCACGTCGCCGCGCTGCGCGAGTTCCTGACCGCCCAGGTGGCCCGGGCCAAGGCCGAGGGCGTGCTGTTCTCGGTGCACCTGAAGGCCACCATGATGAAGGTCTCCGACCCGATCATCTTCGGCCACGTGGTGCGCGCCTTCTTCCCCAAGACCTTCGCGCAGTTCGGCGAGGTGCTGGCCGGTGCCGGCCTGAACCCGAACAACGGCCTGGGCGGCATCCTCGGCGGCCTGGACGCGCTGCCGCAGGGCGCCGAGATCAAGGCCTCCTTCGAGGCCGAGCTCGCCGAGGGCCCGGCGCTGGCCATGGTCGACTCCGACCGCGGCATCACCAACCTGCACGTGCCGAGCGACGTCATCGTCGACGCCTCGATGCCGGCCATGATCCGCACCTCCGGCCACATGTGGGGCCCGGACGGCAAGGAGGCCGACACCCTGGCCGTGCTGCCGGACAGCAGCTACGCGGGCGTCTACCAGGTCGTCATCGACAACTGCCGCGAGCACGGCGCCTTCGACCCGACCACCATGGGCTCGGTGCCGAACGTCGGCCTGATGGCGCAGGCGGCCGAGGAGTACGGCAGCCACGACAAGACCTTCGAGATCCCGGCCGACGGCACCGTGCGCCTGGTCGACGCGGCCGGCAACGCGGTCATCGAGCAGCCGGTCAGCGCCGGCGACGTGTTCCGCGCCTGCCAGACCAAGGACGTGCCGATCCGCGACTGGGTCAAGCTGGCCGTCAACCGCGCCCGCGCCACCGGCAACCCGGCCGTCTTCTGGCTGGACGAGACCCGTGCGCACGACGCCAACCTGATCGCCAAGGTCAAGGCGTACCTGCCGGAGCACGACACCGAGGGCCTGCAGATCGAGATCCTCGCCCCCGAGCAGGCCACCGCCTTCTCGCTGGAGCGGATCCGCCGCGGCGAGGACACCATCTCGGTCACCGGCAACGTGCTGCGCGACTACCTGACCGACCTGTTCCCGATCCTGGAGCTGGGCACCAGCGCCAAGATGCTCTCGATCGTCCCGCTGATCAACGGCGGCGGCCTGTTCGAGACGGGCGCCGGCGGCTCCGCCCCGAAGCACGTCCAGCAGCTGGTCAAGGAGAACTACCTGCGCTGGGACAGCCTGGGCGAGTTCTTCGCGCTGGCGGCCAGCTTCGAGCACCTGGCGCAGACCACCGGCAACGCCGACGCCCAGGTGCTGGCCGACACCCTGGACCGGGCCACCGGCACCTTCCTCAACGAGGACAAGTCGCCCAGCCGTCGCCTCGGTGGCATCGACAACCGCGGCAGCCACTTCTACCTGGCGCTCTACTGGGCCCAGGAGCTGGCCAACCAGACCGGCGACGCCAAGCTCGCCGCGGCGTTCGGCCCGCTGGCCCGGACGCTGGCCGAGCAGGAGCAGACCATCGTCGACGAGCTGATCGCCGTGCAGGGCTCGCCGGTCGAGCTGGGCGGCTACTACCAGCCCGACCCGGCCAAGGCCGCGGCGGCCATGCGCCCCTCGAAGACCCTCAACGAGGCTCTCGCCACCCTCGGCTGA